The Salvia miltiorrhiza cultivar Shanhuang (shh) chromosome 2, IMPLAD_Smil_shh, whole genome shotgun sequence DNA window AGTATGCATATACCAGAAAATAGCATTGCTCAAAGAATGTACAAATTCTGTCACACATCTATCAAAATTGTATGCTTTTACGCGTTTTAGAAGTTATATGACATACACTGCCTCCAGTTGCAGCTTTGGCAGCTCGATCCCACTTGTCTAGCTCACGACGTGTTGGAGCTGGTCTCCATCTCCTACCAGCAGTGCTAACAGTCTGAACATCATGTCAATGAGACGGGTATGCAAGGAAAAAACACGAGATTACAAGATACATAACCAAAGAGAGGTCGAAATGGTACTTGTTCCTCCTCAACTTGCTCTTCCACTAGTGACGCGGAAGGAGCTGCTAGTTCTTTACTCAAGTCGACTTCCAAACTGCACAGACAGATCCCCGAATCGTTATATGGTACAAGCACCAAAGCGCCTTGCCTAAAAAGGTAGATTATGAAAGACAATATCTGCATACTTGTCCAAGCTCATGACTCTATTCAGGCTAAGGAATCCCGAAGGCTCCTCCTATGAAGAAAGAGATCCAAACTACATTAATATACTATAGCTTATTACACCAACAAGAATAACACAAAGCTTTGGTTTAAATTTATATCGTAGAACCTGCACAACAACATTACAATCAGCTTGTGAGTTAAATAGGAAAAAgggcacacacacacacaagaaaAAAGAGACCACTACTTCATTCAATCGAACCATCAACAAACAGTAACAAACACCACGAGTCCACTACTATCTAAAGATTCAATCTTGTgccatactctctctctctctctctctctctctctctctctctctctctctccacacacacacacacacacacacacacatactagGAGTCCCCTACAAGGCTTAAGATACAAACTAGtgccaattctctctctctctctctctctcacacacacacacacacgcacacatattAGGAGTCCCCTACAAGCTAAAGATACAAACTTGTGCCAattctctctcgctctctcagACAAACACACATTAGGAGTCCCCTACTATCTAAATATACAAACTTGTGCCACATTCTCACACTCTCAACCCCAAGAATCGCAAGGAATGACTCAATTGCAGAAAATCTAACACCCAACCAACAGAAAAGAACAACAAAAAGAAAAGGGGAGTGGAGTAATTGGTAAAAAGAAGAAGGTAAAATTAAACCTTAGCAGATGCAGGCGAAACATGATCGGGGTCTTGAATGAACTTCTTCATGCTATCCATGAAATCTTTGTTCCACAAGTAATCATCGGAGGCGAGAGGGTCTTTCTCTCCGCCCCAGTATTTCCGGAGCTTGGTGGTGGTGGGTGGGCCGCCGTATTCCCCAGGGGCCACCCCAGTCGACCATTTCTCCGCCTTCTTGTTCGGCAGTATGATCTTGGTCGGCGGCTTCGATGTGGCCGCTGCTTGTGACGGTGGGGAGTCCTGGGAGCTGGGAACGGCGGCGGAGGTCACTGAGAGGCAGCAACGAACTGCCGCCATTGATTCTCACTCTGTGTGTTGGGATAGCAAATATCTCAACAATTGTGTTGTTTGGTTTCGAGATGGCTTTGGTGTTCGACTCATTTTCCATAAATAAAGTGAAAATTGATATATActacatatatattttcttttctttttaatgatatgaattgtgaaataacttgattttttttttaagtcaagtaaaaaaaaaaaaaacttgatttttctttttttagtatTTCGTCGATTCGAAAATCGAACTTGGAGGTGATCAATTGCAATAAATGAAAAGATGCTTGCTATAATTTGAATATGAGACTATGAGTAACTAAATTCACAATCTTATTCCCATTTAAAATGAGATCATTACTCCATTAATcattatattcaaattttattaaaattagtgCTATCGATaagatgataattttttttgtagacGGAAGGGGTACCATTTTATAAAGTTATAGTATTACAAATTATCCATGTTGATCAATTATAACAAATTATTGGAAattattatattactactagtttTTACATATATAATCAATACTTTTTCTTTAAATAGTCAATAGTACGAGTAGAAATACAATTTTTCtcaaacttttttatttatttaggtttAACTAAATCGCTATAATGTGTAGGGGTTGACGTTTCCAAATTCCAAGTAGCGGACTTCAGTAGAAACCGTAGGGAACTGGAGGGAAATCACAGGAGAATAGCCGGTCAGACAATCAATCATTTTctgaatatttttcaactacttttctctctctccactctacTCCTTTTTCCCCCCTTTGCTGCCGTGGAAATCGTTGGCGAGTCGGCAGCTGTCGAAaacctagagagagagagagattgagtcCCTTTGGATCGGCGATGGCTTCCTCTTCAGATCGCGAAACCGCTGTTTACACCGCTAAACTCGCCGAGCAAGCAGAGCGATACGATGGTAAACCCTTCCCCCCACCAACTAAATTTGTTTTGTATGTCTGATTTGGTGTAGCATGTATATCGATCTCGTCTCTGCTTGTGTTCTGTTTAACTTCGTGCTAGATTTAGGGAGCGTGAAGTAGTAAGCTCTTGGTTTCTGCTCGTTTGATTAAGGTGCTTGATGTTGCTACAGCTCTGTTTGAAGCAGGGAGATTGAAACTTCTGCTTAAATGCTTTCTAAAGATAGTAATTTCGTGGAATATTGTTTACTGAACTTTCTCCGCTCTCTTTTGGAATTGTGTTTTTCTTCGATTTTAGGGGTTTCAACTCTCAACTTATGTTTGTAAAGAATTTTTACATTTAACTCTATTGTTCAGTTAAGATCTGTCGCTTGTCTGTGACACGGTTTTCTCATTTGGTCCATTTGCGGACGTAGATTGCTCAGTAGCAATCTAGATAGTTTTATGGGAGAAAAACATGCTGAGCGGAAAATTTTCCTTGGAGTTTGTGACGTAGATAGTATATTACTTGTATGATATTTCTCTTTAACTTTACTCTTTGCATTGCTAATTGGCAAGCTTTTGTTAATAATTGGAAAATGTTTTACCTGTTCTGTTCTACTAATTCGGGTATTGATAATCCCGATCTAGTAAGATTCTGTTTTACATTATTGTTTTGATTGAACAGAAAGAAACGTAGTAATTTGGCTGTTGATTCAAAAACTTTGTGTAATTTTGCAGAAATGGTGGAATCAATGAAAAAGGTCGCTAAAATGGATGTGGAGCTAACAATAGAAGAGAGGAACTTGCTATCTGTAGGGTACAAGAATGTGATTGGGTCTAGAAGAGCGTCGTGGAGAATCTTGTCATCAATTGAGCAAAAGGAAGAGTCAAGAGGAAATGAGCAGAATGCTAAGCGGATCAAGGAGTACCGCCAGAAGGTTGAGTTAGAGCTCACTAATATTTGTAATGATATCATGACCGTCATTGATGAGCATCTTATTCCTTCGTGCACGGCTGGTGAATCAACTGTGTTTTACTATAAGATGTAAGAAGTTACTGTCTTACTTGACCAAATATTGGTTTCTGATTTTTCCATTTGCTGCTAACTTGAATTTCTTTCACCTTCTCAGGAAAGGGGATTACTATAGGTATCTGGCTGAATTTAAGGCAGGTAATGACAGGAAAGATGTTGCTGATCAGTCACTTAAAGCATATGAGGTATTAATCAGATGTCTTTATCAATTTGCAATTCATGCATAATGATAAGTTTTCACCCAAGCCCACCCCTCTCAAAGAAGGGATAGGAATTCATAAGGCTTGCTGCTTCTTGTTTGTTATAGGTGATGTTTCTATTTAAATAGTATGATCTAAGAATTTATATAACAATGGTTAATCTGGATATGTGATATTAAACTGGATTTTAATCTGCATCTGAAGAAGATATTCTTTGCAATAAACAATAATGAAAATTACCTGTTGTTCGAACAGTTTCTTAAATCTTAATCTATATTTAAGAGACAAATATCTCTTTGCATtaaaacaaattcaaacaatCTCCTGTACTCTGGAAACAATTTTGAGCTGTAATTTTGATACTGACTCTACAGGCATAATAACCTACCTattttagttttgttttgtGCTTATTATTCTTCTTTGAACTTTGGTTAAAGTTGGCAACCAGTTCTGCTGAGACAGAGCTACCTCCAACACATCCTATTCGCTTGGGGTTGGCTTTGAATTTTTCAGTGTTCTACTATGAAATTTTGAATTCCCCTGAAAGGTCTGTCTTCTCTGCAGTACTGTTGAttctaaaaattatatttgatcACTTTAAAATCAATCTCAACTGCCTTATTTATATGTTCTAGGGCATGCCATCTTGCAAAGCAAGCTTTTGATGAAGCTATCTCTGAGCTTGATACCTTGAACGAAGAATCATACAAGGATAGCACCTTAATTCTGCAACTGCTTAGGGACAACCTCACACTGTGGACCTCTGACATTCCAGAAGATGCAGGTAACTTGATAGCCATTAGAAATAGTGAAAATCAAAGTTTCAGTGACCTAGCtccccccaccccaaccccaaccCTGCAGTTATCAGTGCAATTATTGCTGTTGCTATCACATTGTTACCATTTTGATCATTGACATGATTATAATTTTTACTTGGGAGTTTTTCATCATCTTCTCTATTGTTGTTCCTGTAGAGGTTATAGAtttttgttaaattttaatGGGCAAAGACAAAGTTATACTAAGATCCAGTCTGCTTTTATTAGAGTAACTTAGAAACTTCTGAAAAATTTACATCTGAATGTTTGGTGTTAACATTGCATATGTTAGGAAATGTTTTCTTTTACCATAAATTTAAATGCAAGCAATATGAGTTACTGTTATGTGCCATGCTGGTCGGGCAAGACTTTGTGATGTCTAAGCAAAGAATTATTTGTTTGCCCCATGCTGCAAGAAAATACTTgtatatgatgattgatgttgttattttcaattatttgtgAGCCCATCATAACATGTTGATTCTATTCATACTACCTACTAAAAACTAAAGAAAGCTTCTTCTCATTCTATGAGAATTAACTATAGGGCATCCTACATGGAGCAAATTGACCTTGTTTGATTGGGTTATGGGCAGTGACTTGTGTTCCCCATAACCAAATTCACAAACAATATCTGTACTTTTCTTATCTGAATACTATGAATCTCCTCCATGCCCTGCTGAGGATAGAGATACAGCCAGTCAGTATATAATGAGGTTGGCCATTTTAGGCTTTAAGATGTGCTGCTGTGATATTTACATAATATTTCTAGTGCATCATTAATGATGAGGAATTTATGAGTCATAAGATAAAGAATCTACGTTCTTATCTCATGCATCATCTCCTAAGGATAAACCCTTCTCAAAGCATATTCTTTCATCATATATTAAAAAGTAGAACCTTCCCAGATGCGACAACCTCATGTTGCCTGCCACTTGTTTGTGGCAGTGTGGAAATTATCATAGAACCTTAGGGCACCCACCCTCCAAGATTCTTTGTCGCGCATCTGAAAGTATGTAATCTTTTTATCTGTTGCTTGCAGATGAAGGACAAAAGCTGGATGCTGCCACCAAGGTTGGAGGCGAAGGTGCAGTTGCCGAGGTAAGTTTTTCCACCGTCTCCTTTCACTTCGCAAATCTAGTTCTTTACAGATTGACAGTTCACCAGAGTCCCGACCGCCCTCTTTTTTGCCGTACATTGCAGTGAAACTGCTCCATGCGCGAGGACAGATTGGTGATTTGTTGAGGAGATGTTTGTTTGGGGTCAAAGTAGATACTTTGCTCTTGTGTTTGTTTATCGTTGTTTTGTTCAGTGGTTGTGATTGATGTTGGCTTATGGTTTATTGATGTGGATTTGATGTGGCGTATAGGTGGTTTAATTTTAGTGACTACCTTAGCCTAGATTTGTTTGTTTGAATTACTCAACATCTTATTAATTTCGTCTACACCAAAAAACCAAATTTGACGACTGCTTCTCATTTGAATATTTTCCTGCATATTTCGGCACATTTTTCTGACTCTGACCATAACAATAAATGAGCAAGTAGTTAGACATTTGGcatttttgaattaaattgtTGTTATGAATCAATTTGGCTTTATATTTTCATCAGCGATGATACGCAATGTTTGCAGCAGCGAATGAGTTCGTTGATTATTTGAATCAGGTATTGATAGTTTTGAGCTTTGTTCATGACCCTACCCTAAACGAAtaaaatgattaattttaagtaaATAATAATGGTAAAAGTGAGTTTTTTTAATATTGTGTAAGCAtatgttaaaattactacaaggattaaattatgatttgtaACACGAGCTCTTAATCGAATCTGGGATAAAACTGAGTGAAGCTCGTGAACTTAACCGTTGAAGCTTAGTGAAAGTTGGCTAGTTATATGTCGCTTGCTTCTCGTAATGTATATATCTATGTATCTATATGAAAGCTAAATTAATTTTCCAGAAATTTTTTGTCAAAACTTGATTAATGTCAtcaataatagtaataattattttgCTTAAAAATTTTCtgtatttgaattaattaagcAACCTAATTTAGTATCAATCAAtagattttctttttaatcttTAATAGTTTATGTAGATatacacatattttttttttatttaaaagtaatcgattttaatataaaattatcctctattttaattataatatatatatgtacatgtacatattaaaatataaatgatatttttcactattttagTTAAATAGGTTTCACCAATTGCATGTGATGTGACTAAAAATAGTATTATACGAGATAAAtggtactcccttcgtcccactccaataggctcattttcttttttgggatgtTCCATtataataggctcattttcatttttaggtAAAAAactgtacttaattggtgtggatcataccactttactaccacttttctactaaaaaaaagtaagttttcttaatctccatacccaaaagaagtgagtctATTGGAGTAGGACGAAGTATATGATTCAATCATTCCTAAACGAAAGATAACTATAACAACATATACGAATTTGTTACTCCTAACTAGTCCTATTCCTAATCCCATCTCATAATTGTAAAACAAAAGATTATTTTTAGAAGTTGCAATTTGgtagacaatttttttttagtttgggAAGACAATCTCaatgcatgtaattaaataGGGAAATAGAGACGTGAATATTTGATAGTACTATTTGTAACGAAGCAAAAGAAGCTTCTATTTTGGGAAAGTCAAGAAGAGTTGTTCGAGGCATATGCCTCGAACAATCCTCCGCCTACAGTTCCCTTATTCACTTGGAATACTTTCAAGTTCCATAGCCCAACAAAGCTCTTCACATTCAGATTCATCTACCCATAAACCCCTCTTGCAATGAGAATCTATCCCTCTCTATTTCAATCACAACTCTCCCATTCAATCACGTTACACCATCAGCAATCCGCATTCATAGCCGATGGGCTCCGAGAATTCCGCCCCCAATCCTCAGATTTCCGCCGTCATATTCGATTTGGACGGCACCCTTTTGAACACAGGTGTATTAATTTGTTGCCGCTTTTTCTCGATTTGCCAATGTATTCTGACGGATTTTCCTGTTTCGCGTGTTGTCAGAGGATGTTACGAAGAATGTATTGAAGAATTTCCTGGCGAAATACGGGAAGGTGCAGGACAatgagaaggagaagaagagatTGGGCATGACTTTCAAGGAATCATGTCTTACAATTGTGAGTGACTATGATCTTCCACTAACCACGGAGGAATATGTCAAGGAAATCTTGCCAATGTACCAGGGAACGTGAGTTTCATATTCAATTTTACACATAATATTTGCTTGGAGTTAGATTTGAGGATTCTATTCGATCATCGATACTAAAAATCTCGTCTTTATTGGTTGTTTTAGCTAATTTCATACATACTCAATGGCACATGTGAAAGCAGCATACGAGTTTGTGGTTTCTCTAATAGTTGGTGTGGAAGTATcagttcaatatatatataggagaagcTCTGCAATTCTTATAAGTTTTGTTGCTCCAATGCGTAGTTTGAGGGTCGTATAAGGGTCTATGCTCGTTGGTAGAATCGCAGTCTGTGACTTCATTTGATGTATTGTTATTCTCTTTACCTTGTCTGTGGAGAACATTACGTAGATATCTTGCTATTATCTTGTGATCTGTTCCGTATAGGTGGCTACTGGCCAAACCACTTCCCGGTGCCAACCGTCTCATGAGACATCTCCACGAGCACGGGGTACCATTTGCACTCGCCTCAAATTCTTTGAGGAAGAATATCGATGGGAAAATATCTCACCATGATGGTAATAGCGGGATTCTTTTCCCTTTCTTATTGTATCTGCCAAATCATTGTTCATGATGCACAACTCTATCATGGTCATTGCTGTGTTCTAGCATTCAGAATTGCAAGTTGTTACAATTCTACATGCCATTATTGAATGAAATAACAAAAGTGAAGCAGTTTATTTAAAACTAATTCCCTATGAATCAGAACACATATTGCTCTTATATggtttttctttcttcttttatgTTATACACCGGTTAAGACTTCATTGTTGGTTGTTGTGGGTCTCTCTAGTGAGATTGCgtcttttgtttattttggaGAATATATGCAGTCCCGCCTCGTCTAACCCCATCAACAGATAGTCATTTCAAACTTTTTTTTGACCTTTTATTTTTTAGGTGGGGAGATGCTTGGTCAGTTTCTGCATAAGTATCTTTACCACCACTGATAAACACCCGAATACGCGATATTCACTGGGCCAAAAGCACCCCCTCTAGTAAAAGCCTCCACGGCCGGTTGACCAAAATGAGGATCCCAAATTGCATGAGCAATAGGTCTTACGTGTAAAGGGTCTTGTACCCATGATTCAAAATTTCCTTGCCAAGCTACATGAAACAGATTTCCGGAAGTCCACAGAAAAATTATTGCTAATTGACCAAAGTGGGAAGCAAAAATATTCTGATAAAGACGTTCCTCAGTAATATCATCATGACTTTCGAAGTCATGTGCGGTAGCAATACCAAACCAAATACGACGAGTAGTGGGGTCCTGAGCTAACCCTTGGCTAAACCTTGGAAATCTTAATGCCATAATGCCTTTCAAATAATACTTTTTGTTTGTAGGTTGGAAAGATAACTTCAAAGTAATTCTCGGAAGTGACGAGGTGAAATCAGGGAAGCCTGCTCCAGACTTGTAAGACacattttgcatttatttatgaaacatttttttttttaaacttttgCTTTATTTTTATCCGTGTATGGTTGTACAATGTATATGATTTTTATCATGCTtaatgtctctctctctctctacattttcttttctttggaaTTATTTCTCCAATCATTAATTTCTAGATGAGGAGATGGAATTAACTTCCTTCTAAAGTAACTGTAACTGTAGAATCTTTTACGAGTATAATAGCATTGTAGTTTGTTAAATATGGTTCTCTACCTGCcaatatatattcaatattGCACAGATTTCTGGAAGCTGCAAAGAGAATGGAAGTGGATCCTTCATGCTGTCTTGTGATCGAAGACTCCATGTAAGTTTACCATTCATCATAAGTAACATGAAGAGTAGCAGCCATCTCAAGTATTACCTGACCTTGCATTCAAGTTTGAAAGAACAATGCTTTTCAGAAATGCTCTATACTAACTCTCCCTTATGAGATTCAACTATATTCTGCAGTCTAGCATGTTCTAATTCTCCTTGTCTGATATATTACTAGCTAATTAGATATTTCTTCCATTTCTTGCTCCATCTTTTTTGGTTTTCTACTTCTTTGGTAACTTATGGACTACTTAAGGATCTCTCTCGTCATTCCTTTTCCTAGATGGTTGGTAATTTCTGGATCCAATCTGTGTAAGAGTCGCTAAACAGAGATTTCACTTTTTAGCTAttattgtgtgtgtgtataaGTTTGCATTGTATTGAAACTTATGCAATATGCTAATTGTGTATATATGAGTATTTGATATGTTTCCTCACTTGGTATGGTCCTTGCCTTATTCCTATCCTACCTGAAAATCTTGGATTTTACCAGCTAATCTCCACATTATGTTTTTTGCCAGAATTCACTTAAGTTTGTTGCCGCATCATATTTTTTTCTCTACTAGAAGATGTAATTCTTCCCACGTCTTGTCTTCAACAGTGTCGGTGTCAAAGCAGGAAAGGCTGCTAAAATGAAGGTCGTAGCCGTGCCATCACTCGAAAATGAATCTGATTCATATTCCATTGCTGATTCAATACTGCACTCACTCCTAGAGTTTCAGCCAGAACATTGGGGTCTTCCCCAGTTTGATGATTGTACTGTCTCCTGCATTAATCAAATACACTACGTCTGTTTTCATCCCTTGCTCGAGTAGATGCATCacatttttatttgatgattgCAGGGGTTGGTAATGCTTTGCCTACTGAACCTATTCTTCTGACGGGTGTCCTTCGCAATGGGCTTTTCCAGGCATACTCAGGTTGAACATGCAACCTCATTTAGGCGTCGTATTTTATTGCTGCACAGTGCTAATTCAATGCATTCTCTTCTCAAAACATTCAATTTATTCCATGATAACTTGTTTTCTATAACTTGCTGTTTGTTGTTCTGTTTAACATATGTTATGTGTTCTCGTATGGAATAAACATTTGAAAAAAGTGGAATGGTGATCCAGATAACGCATTGTCTGACCTTCCGAGTCAAATATGGGGACTGTACATTGGCTGGGCCAAATTGGATGGGCAGGTCTTGAAGGCTGTAATCAGCATCGGCTGGAAGCTTGGTTGCTGTGGTCCTGAGAGAACAATTGTGAGTATCGTTTTTGTAGCACACTTTTAAATATGTAAAGCTAGCTAGTGCTCGGACTAGATGCATGTTCTTTGTCAGATCTTCACCATGAATATATTCCTTCTTCATAGTTTTATTTTGTCAATATATTTGATTTGGTCTTCGCACATTCTGCTATAAGTGAAGATGCTTTTGATCTGATCTTGGTCAAGATTTTGAAGTTGGGATCCAAATTCTGTTGATATATTCGAACATGCCTCTTTCGGTTTTCCAAGTTGATCTTACTAGTTCATGAATTTCGAACCACTTCACAATATTCAAATACTATGCTTGACCTTCAGTTTTGCTTAAATGGTTTACCTCTAATAGCTTCTCCCCGTGACTTCTTTTCACACAGCAACCATGTCTGCTCGATGGAAATCACGTTGAACATCATGATAACAAGATGCAGTTGCTGCTCGTGGGCTACCTACGGAGAACATGCAGTCTGGTAAAAAAGAAACTTACTTGTCAATGTCTTCGAATTCAGAACCAGAAATTCTATGATTCATTTGAAATAATGTGGTGTTATAATCTTGGTCAATTGTCAGTGTCACACTCCCATAATAAATTTCTGCTGCCTTGCTTCATATATGCATTTTGAATATACTTTTTCTCAGCATGGTTCTATATTATGCTCAATGGCTGTCTGAATTCcagtatataattatatatgtgtcTTTTCTTTGTCAATGCATTCACAAATTTCATTGAAAAGCTTAATCTTTATGccaatattttcattatttttctctcatttGTTATGTGTGGTAAATGATGCAGGGGAATATGTTGAATAGCCCAGAGATAGTTGATGAAGACAAAGTGACAGCTGATGCTGCTTTAAATTTGCCTGCATTTTCCCATCAAATATTTGAATCTTGaagaaagatgatacacaaacTACAAGCTTTAGTTATTGTGTCAAGAATCACACTCTGTTTTTTGGTGGATTTTGtctattttctttaacttccTACCTGTAGAACATGTTTTTTGTTTGAAATAAAATGGATCAAATCATTTGGAAGTGTTGTTCATCTCATGTTAATTGTATAGGAGTTTGATGTCTCTATTTTCTAATgtattctactccctccgtcccactcctaCTATTGTTGgactgttttttcttttttgggatgtTACATTAATATTGGTCAGTTtctatttttgataataattttacactacaaacaatatggtCTCGTACACTTTTACGTAGTGATTTTATTAGCATTTTTCCCTCGTACCTCGTTTGCCAAGAAAGGTAATTtgacattttcatatatttatttttattccaaTGTTTCAAAAATTGTTTGACATTATTAAttctataaattacataaaaatttaatttttatatattcatttggcctttaacttcaaataaatGAAGAAATGAACAAATTGTcctttgatttttaatttatagaGCTAATATTTCAATAAGAATTTATGAGGTATTATAgtcaaaatatatgtatataataaaGAATTTAAGGTAAATACATATAGCATATCATTCATAATAAACTAatattcttatatttttattttaactatattTCGCTATTATGTCTTCAATTTTTCGGAATTGTGATTTTaaattcttcttttaaataTCCTCCGAAACTTAGATAAAAGTGATTATGCATCATAAAATATTTcttatgaatataaatatataatatattatgacACACTAATATAAGTAGATATTTAATAAAAACATAATAAGCAAAGCTCCTTCTATAATAGTGCCTCTATAGATTATGAAAATTCAAAGTAAAATTCCATAAATTGTCTCTCATGACTCATGCGACGACGTGGCGAAGCCACGAATATTTAAAAcaggaaaaatatttttcaactataaaaGCTAAGCTCCTATAATAGTGACTCATGATTCCGCTCCGCCTCACCAATTCCTGCAACTGAAGATCGGAAAATCAACTCAAATGGCGAGCTGCAATTTACCAAGACGAATCATCAAGGTTTATTTCTCTTTTTGCAT harbors:
- the LOC131009161 gene encoding protein CONSERVED ONLY IN THE GREEN LINEAGE 160, chloroplastic — its product is MAAVRCCLSVTSAAVPSSQDSPPSQAAATSKPPTKIILPNKKAEKWSTGVAPGEYGGPPTTTKLRKYWGGEKDPLASDDYLWNKDFMDSMKKFIQDPDHVSPASAKEEPSGFLSLNRVMSLDNLEVDLSKELAAPSASLVEEQVEEEQTVSTAGRRWRPAPTRRELDKWDRAAKAATGGSDVMFRESRRPRGDPVVLAAQSREQYYKLKNKLQILTVGIGGIGLLSAYFTYSPEIAASYGAGLLGALAYMRMLGNSIDSMADGARGVIKGAMGQPRLLVPVVLVMVFNRWNGILVPDYGFFPLELIPMLVGFFTYKIATFMQAIEEAVNVAAGNTEA
- the LOC131009162 gene encoding 14-3-3 protein 9 isoform X2; protein product: MASSSDRETAVYTAKLAEQAERYDEMVESMKKVAKMDVELTIEERNLLSVGYKNVIGSRRASWRILSSIEQKEESRGNEQNAKRIKEYRQKVELELTNICNDIMTVIDEHLIPSCTAGESTVFYYKMKGDYYRYLAEFKAGNDRKDVADQSLKAYELATSSAETELPPTHPIRLGLALNFSVFYYEILNSPERACHLAKQAFDEAISELDTLNEESYKDSTLILQLLRDNLTLWTSDIPEDADEGQKLDAATKVGGEGAVAE
- the LOC131009162 gene encoding 14-3-3 protein 9 isoform X1 gives rise to the protein MASSSDRETAVYTAKLAEQAERYDEMVESMKKVAKMDVELTIEERNLLSVGYKNVIGSRRASWRILSSIEQKEESRGNEQNAKRIKEYRQKVELELTNICNDIMTVIDEHLIPSCTAGESTVFYYKMKGDYYRYLAEFKAGNDRKDVADQSLKAYELATSSAETELPPTHPIRLGLALNFSVFYYEILNSPERACHLAKQAFDEAISELDTLNEESYKDSTLILQLLRDNLTLWTSDIPEDADEGQKLDAATKVGGEGAVAEVSFSTVSFHFANLVLYRLTVHQSPDRPLFCRTLQ
- the LOC131009164 gene encoding bifunctional riboflavin kinase/FMN phosphatase-like isoform X2, giving the protein MGSENSAPNPQISAVIFDLDGTLLNTEDVTKNVLKNFLAKYGKVQDNEKEKKRLGMTFKESCLTIVSDYDLPLTTEEYVKEILPMYQGTWLLAKPLPGANRLMRHLHEHGVPFALASNSLRKNIDGKISHHDGWKDNFKVILGSDEVKSGKPAPDLFLEAAKRMEVDPSCCLVIEDSIVGVKAGKAAKMKVVAVPSLENESDSYSIADSILHSLLEFQPEHWGLPQFDDWVGNALPTEPILLTGVLRNGLFQAYSDNALSDLPSQIWGLYIGWAKLDGQVLKAVISIGWKLGCCGPERTIQPCLLDGNHVEHHDNKMQLLLVGYLRRTCSLGNMLNSPEIVDEDKVTADAALNLPAFSHQIFES
- the LOC131009164 gene encoding bifunctional riboflavin kinase/FMN phosphatase-like isoform X1, yielding MGSENSAPNPQISAVIFDLDGTLLNTEDVTKNVLKNFLAKYGKVQDNEKEKKRLGMTFKESCLTIVSDYDLPLTTEEYVKEILPMYQGTWLLAKPLPGANRLMRHLHEHGVPFALASNSLRKNIDGKISHHDGWKDNFKVILGSDEVKSGKPAPDLFLEAAKRMEVDPSCCLVIEDSIVGVKAGKAAKMKVVAVPSLENESDSYSIADSILHSLLEFQPEHWGLPQFDDWVGNALPTEPILLTGVLRNGLFQAYSDNALSDLPSQIWGLYIGWAKLDGQVLKAVISIGWKLGCCGPERTIQPCLLDGNHVEHHDNKMQLLLVGYLRRTCSLVKKKLTCQCLRIQNQKFYDSFEIMWCYNLGQLSVSHSHNKFLLPCFIYAF